Genomic segment of Benincasa hispida cultivar B227 chromosome 1, ASM972705v1, whole genome shotgun sequence:
ATATAATAACTACATTAACATGAATTGAAAACTGATTAGAACTGATTAGatagactttttttttctccacaTACAAATTTCTGTAGAACGTGACATTGCAGTTACACTCTTCTGTAGTTCTACCCCTCACCACTTTCCTGTCTTTATCCTTGAGGAAACTTTTCTTATAAGTTATAATTACTTCCGGTTGCAGCTGCTGATGTTTTTCTTTGGAGGAACAAAAAGAACTCTGCAGGCGTCCTTGGGGGTGTCACTGCCTTGTGGTTTCTTTTTGAGCTGCTTGAGTACCAATTAATCACTCTTGTGTGCCATATATTAATTCTTTTACTGGCTATAGTTTTCTTGTGGTCTTATGCCAATACGTTTATCAACAAGTAAGGGCTTCGACTTACAAAATTTGATGCAATAAATAGTCTGTTGGTTTGGTTTTATACTTATATTTCGTGTTGTTTCATGTTTGTGTAGGACCCCACCTCAAATCCCAGATTTTAGAGTTCCTGAAGATTGCCTGCTTGAGGTTGTCTCTTCACTGAGAATTGAAATCAACCATGTAATCTCCACTTTACGTGATATTGCTTTTGGAagagatttgaagaaatttctCAGTGTAAGTTCAATGCTATTATCTCATGAGTAAATGTGTTTCAGAGAAGGGAAGAAACAAAGGAAATATTTCTAGGCTTGATCATCTATTGGAAATAACAATTTTAGTAGTTTCTGAAACTTTTTTTATCACCATTTTGTTTATTGATTACTCTGGTAATGCCACTGAGGATGTCTGATACCATCAACAGGCTTTTATTGGCTTATGGGTTCTATCAATAGTTGGCAACTGGTGCAATTTTCTGACCTTGTTATACATATGTAAGGACCGC
This window contains:
- the LOC120070279 gene encoding reticulon-like protein B5, with translation MADQPGEPDSVIDKISGKINDHISSSSSGSDDDRPSKVDAVKSHVYRLFGRDKPVHSVLGGGKPADVFLWRNKKNSAGVLGGVTALWFLFELLEYQLITLVCHILILLLAIVFLWSYANTFINKTPPQIPDFRVPEDCLLEVVSSLRIEINHVISTLRDIAFGRDLKKFLSAFIGLWVLSIVGNWCNFLTLLYISFVLLHTVPVLYEKYEDQVDPIAEKALIELKKQYAVFDAKVLSKIPMWPLQGKKKN